From a region of the Bradyrhizobium sp. KBS0727 genome:
- a CDS encoding SDR family NAD(P)-dependent oxidoreductase, whose protein sequence is MKLGLEGKTAIVTGGSKGIGLETVRLLAEEGVKVLVCSRREDALAECRADVEKTTGAKVETLSLDVTDLKQIEALPAVARERLGRIDILVNNAGTGTYKPFLEVTDEELQYGMTINFFAQFRICQRIIPIMVEQNGGSIVNVAGETGIMVTMPPFLSSCTGPAKSAEIRFSKILANEFGPHNIRVNCVVPGFVTTPERFAKWERELAKRNLNPEEAEAERKRWSENNSMRNTRWGEPEELANLIVFALSDRASFVNGAVLVADNAMDKS, encoded by the coding sequence ATGAAACTCGGACTGGAAGGCAAGACCGCCATCGTCACCGGCGGCAGCAAGGGTATCGGTCTTGAGACCGTGCGGCTGCTGGCGGAGGAGGGTGTCAAGGTTCTGGTCTGCTCGCGGCGGGAAGACGCGCTGGCCGAATGCCGCGCGGACGTCGAGAAGACAACCGGTGCCAAGGTCGAGACCCTCTCTCTCGACGTCACCGATCTGAAGCAGATCGAAGCACTGCCGGCGGTTGCGCGCGAGCGCCTCGGCCGCATCGACATCCTCGTCAACAATGCCGGCACTGGCACCTACAAACCGTTCCTCGAAGTCACCGACGAGGAACTGCAATATGGCATGACGATCAATTTCTTTGCCCAGTTCCGCATCTGCCAGCGTATCATCCCGATCATGGTCGAGCAGAACGGCGGCAGCATCGTCAATGTTGCCGGCGAAACCGGGATCATGGTGACGATGCCGCCGTTCCTGTCGTCGTGCACGGGGCCTGCCAAATCGGCGGAGATTCGCTTCTCGAAAATCCTCGCCAACGAATTCGGACCGCACAACATCCGCGTCAACTGCGTCGTTCCCGGCTTCGTCACCACGCCGGAACGCTTTGCGAAATGGGAGCGCGAGCTGGCCAAACGCAATCTGAACCCAGAAGAGGCCGAAGCCGAACGAAAGCGCTGGTCGGAAAACAATTCGATGCGCAATACGCGGTGGGGAGAGCCGGAAGAACTCGCCAACCTGATCGTCTTCGCGCTGTCTGATCGTGCCAGCTTCGTCAATGGCGCGGTACTGGTTGCCGACAACGCCATGGACAAGTCGTGA
- a CDS encoding MmgE/PrpD family protein: MTATLNATTHLGTFAATASAAGLSPDVAVKAAICLLDSLGLALAARDEPTAAAARAMATEVASGARTARIWANGKRAPLSEAVLANGIAVHAHFQDDTDHDSWTHPGSLISPVAVSLGEALDAPLRTVLAALAVGYATLKWLGAGETVARGLIGRGVRTSPTFGTIGAAAAGAAALGLDAAKATNAVAIAACTTGGTLEPVRCGSDEWRVQNGRAAHGGLIAAELAARGVQGAPDALEGPKGLMRSLAGLDRMPDQWLQAPDLGTMIGIMAKPFATLGDNMSAVLAAHMLHGDRIDLSRIKRVTVTIWRPYTEYPGTSFKGPFTRTVQTQASTAFAVAAMLRYGRLDYDMGVAHRQDSEIMALVEKTTVEPDDVGTHLDATVELEMQDGARHRRTAREAPGRLVFQDEARASEVFENRLAGSGMPAGKGSSLAAEVFASTHNGGSMPIRTLLDRLTISYNGTKQ, translated from the coding sequence ATGACTGCAACATTGAACGCGACCACGCACCTTGGGACTTTTGCGGCAACGGCGTCCGCCGCCGGACTCTCCCCGGATGTCGCGGTAAAGGCCGCTATCTGTCTGCTGGATTCGCTGGGACTTGCGCTTGCCGCGCGTGACGAACCGACGGCTGCCGCGGCCCGCGCTATGGCGACGGAGGTCGCATCAGGCGCGCGGACCGCGCGCATCTGGGCGAACGGCAAGCGCGCGCCGTTGTCCGAAGCGGTTCTCGCCAATGGCATCGCCGTCCATGCGCATTTCCAGGACGATACCGACCACGATTCCTGGACCCATCCGGGATCGCTGATCTCGCCGGTTGCCGTATCGTTGGGCGAGGCGCTGGATGCGCCGTTGCGTACCGTGCTGGCGGCGCTCGCCGTCGGTTACGCCACGCTGAAATGGCTGGGGGCCGGCGAAACCGTCGCTCGCGGGCTGATCGGGCGGGGCGTGCGGACCAGCCCGACCTTCGGCACCATTGGCGCGGCCGCCGCTGGCGCTGCGGCGCTCGGGCTCGATGCTGCGAAGGCCACGAACGCGGTCGCCATCGCTGCCTGTACGACCGGTGGCACGCTGGAGCCGGTGCGCTGCGGTTCAGATGAATGGCGTGTGCAGAACGGCCGCGCCGCCCATGGCGGCCTGATCGCCGCCGAGCTCGCCGCGCGTGGTGTGCAGGGGGCGCCCGATGCCCTGGAAGGACCAAAGGGCCTGATGCGTTCGCTCGCCGGGCTCGATCGCATGCCGGACCAATGGCTGCAGGCTCCCGATCTCGGGACCATGATCGGCATCATGGCAAAGCCCTTCGCTACCCTCGGCGACAACATGTCCGCCGTGCTGGCCGCCCATATGCTCCACGGCGACCGCATCGACCTGTCGCGGATCAAGCGGGTCACTGTCACGATCTGGCGTCCTTATACGGAATACCCGGGAACGTCCTTCAAAGGACCGTTCACGAGAACTGTGCAGACCCAGGCCAGCACGGCTTTCGCGGTTGCTGCCATGCTCCGCTACGGTCGGCTGGACTACGACATGGGCGTCGCGCATCGCCAGGATTCGGAGATCATGGCGCTTGTCGAGAAGACGACCGTCGAGCCCGACGACGTCGGTACCCATCTCGACGCGACTGTCGAACTTGAGATGCAGGATGGTGCACGCCACCGCCGAACTGCCCGCGAGGCGCCGGGGAGGCTGGTGTTTCAGGACGAAGCGAGGGCCAGCGAGGTGTTCGAGAACCGTCTCGCCGGCTCAGGAATGCCGGCGGGCAAAGGAAGCAGTCTGGCCGCGGAAGTCTTCGCTTCCACCCACAACGGTGGATCGATGCCGATACGCACGCTGCTGGATCGCCTGACCATATCTTACAACGGGACAAAGCAATGA
- a CDS encoding ABC transporter ATP-binding protein yields the protein MLAVDNLEVRYGGITALRGVSIDVAEGETVLLIGANGAGKSSLINAVIGLVTASRGSVRFAGADISAVSCDGRARAGMGYSPEGRRVFPTMSVADNVLSGACGRGGAAQREAWSWLCGIFPILQERAGQPAGQLSGGQQQIVALARAMSSFPKLLLLDEPFLGLAPVWIVQISEAIRHMQRRGTTILMTEQMARPALKLATRGYVMRGGEIRRSGTVAEIRDVALAEEYL from the coding sequence ATGCTGGCGGTGGACAACCTTGAAGTCCGCTACGGCGGCATCACGGCGCTCCGCGGCGTCTCGATCGACGTCGCTGAGGGCGAGACGGTGCTGCTGATCGGCGCCAATGGCGCAGGTAAGTCGAGCCTGATCAATGCCGTCATCGGGCTCGTTACGGCGTCACGCGGCAGCGTGCGTTTCGCCGGCGCCGATATCAGTGCCGTGTCGTGTGACGGGCGTGCGCGCGCCGGGATGGGCTATTCTCCCGAAGGCCGCCGTGTCTTCCCAACCATGTCGGTCGCCGACAATGTGCTGAGCGGCGCTTGTGGGCGCGGTGGTGCGGCACAGCGGGAGGCCTGGAGCTGGCTCTGCGGCATCTTTCCGATCCTGCAGGAGCGCGCCGGTCAACCGGCCGGACAACTGTCGGGCGGCCAGCAACAGATCGTCGCCTTGGCGCGGGCCATGAGTTCGTTTCCGAAGTTGTTGCTGCTGGATGAACCGTTCCTAGGTCTTGCGCCGGTCTGGATCGTGCAGATCAGCGAGGCGATCCGCCACATGCAACGGCGCGGCACGACTATTCTCATGACCGAGCAGATGGCGCGCCCGGCGCTGAAACTTGCCACGCGCGGCTACGTGATGCGTGGCGGCGAGATCAGGCGGAGCGGCACCGTCGCGGAAATTCGCGATGTCGCGCTCGCCGAGGAGTATCTGTGA
- a CDS encoding ABC transporter ATP-binding protein, with translation MTDASERSTGGALLEVASISKRFGGLHVFDGISFSIPPGEVLGVIGPNGAGKTTLINVICGMLQPTAGGVWLDGRDMTRKPLHVISRMGIVRSFQQTNTFRTATVRENISRALRFSGGGQDSWQAIAPLVEEFELAPQLDEQSDKLPYGLQKMLGLILAYAVRPKVLLLDEPAAGLERRERLRVDSFVRHAREELGCGVLIVEHDMDLVRRLCPKILVLDSGRVLAEGAPDEVLARKDVIDAYLGTIDEEAA, from the coding sequence ATGACCGATGCAAGCGAACGCAGCACCGGCGGTGCGCTTCTCGAAGTTGCCTCCATCTCCAAGCGCTTCGGCGGACTGCACGTCTTCGACGGTATCAGTTTTTCCATTCCGCCCGGTGAAGTGCTTGGCGTCATTGGCCCGAACGGTGCCGGGAAGACCACGTTGATCAATGTCATCTGCGGCATGCTGCAGCCGACCGCCGGCGGGGTCTGGCTTGACGGCAGGGACATGACGAGAAAGCCGCTTCACGTCATCAGCCGAATGGGCATCGTCCGCAGCTTTCAGCAGACGAATACCTTCCGCACCGCAACGGTGCGCGAAAACATTTCGCGCGCCCTGCGCTTTAGCGGCGGCGGCCAGGATTCATGGCAGGCGATTGCACCGCTGGTCGAGGAATTCGAACTCGCGCCGCAGCTTGACGAGCAGAGCGACAAGCTGCCTTACGGGTTGCAGAAGATGCTCGGCCTCATCCTGGCCTACGCCGTTCGGCCGAAGGTTCTGCTGCTCGACGAGCCGGCCGCCGGCCTCGAGCGGCGCGAACGCCTGCGCGTCGACTCCTTTGTCCGCCATGCGAGGGAGGAACTGGGCTGCGGCGTGCTGATTGTCGAACACGACATGGATCTCGTGCGCCGTCTCTGCCCGAAGATCCTGGTGCTCGATTCCGGCCGCGTCCTGGCCGAAGGCGCGCCGGATGAAGTGCTGGCACGGAAGGACGTGATTGACGCCTATCTCGGAACGATCGATGAGGAAGCGGCCTGA
- a CDS encoding branched-chain amino acid ABC transporter permease: MTARSLSTRRDGGIAEAASVAVIACVFVVPWVSENPMIYSLANQMLIAITAAFSVYIMLRMNLMTFAVPTFMAIGGYTVAILGLRHGVTDVLLLGVASFVVPALFALPLGALVLRLTGVYFVLVTFVLTEITQLVLFETPGWTGGSNGLVGMPAVTFFGIELGDNRAVLLVTTGLALAGATITAMVTRGLRQHFAAIEENELLAQSLGLVVWHYKAFGFAVAAGVSGLAGFALVNMLLTAHPTSFSPLSSVNYIAYAIIGGKGSMLGPVVGGALLIWAGEIFALRGEYSQFLFGFLIVVVVLAARDGVVGTIYRLGVRLVSPGPSSSSLKASPAALRVPTATEPQP, translated from the coding sequence ATGACCGCGCGCTCCCTTTCGACGAGACGTGACGGAGGCATTGCCGAAGCGGCGAGCGTCGCCGTCATCGCCTGTGTCTTCGTGGTTCCGTGGGTCAGCGAGAACCCGATGATCTATTCGCTGGCCAATCAGATGCTGATCGCGATCACCGCGGCGTTCAGCGTCTACATCATGCTGCGCATGAACCTGATGACCTTTGCGGTGCCGACCTTCATGGCCATCGGCGGTTACACGGTTGCAATTCTCGGGCTTCGTCACGGCGTGACCGACGTCCTGTTGCTCGGCGTTGCGAGCTTCGTGGTGCCGGCGCTGTTTGCGCTGCCGCTCGGCGCGCTGGTGCTCCGGCTGACCGGCGTCTATTTCGTGCTCGTTACCTTTGTGCTGACCGAAATCACCCAACTGGTCCTGTTTGAAACGCCGGGATGGACCGGCGGCTCCAACGGCCTCGTCGGCATGCCCGCCGTGACATTCTTCGGCATCGAGCTTGGCGATAACCGGGCGGTGCTGCTGGTGACCACCGGTCTGGCGCTTGCCGGCGCGACGATCACGGCCATGGTTACCCGCGGCCTGCGCCAGCATTTCGCGGCCATCGAGGAGAACGAGCTGCTGGCCCAGAGCCTCGGCCTGGTGGTCTGGCATTACAAGGCGTTTGGCTTCGCCGTGGCCGCGGGCGTATCCGGCCTTGCCGGTTTTGCGCTGGTCAACATGCTGCTCACCGCTCACCCGACATCATTCAGCCCGCTCTCGTCGGTCAACTATATCGCCTATGCGATCATTGGCGGCAAAGGCAGCATGCTTGGGCCGGTGGTCGGCGGCGCCTTGCTGATCTGGGCAGGAGAAATATTCGCGTTGCGCGGCGAGTATTCCCAGTTTCTGTTCGGCTTCCTTATCGTCGTCGTGGTGCTGGCGGCGCGCGACGGCGTGGTCGGGACGATCTATCGCCTTGGCGTCCGGCTCGTTTCGCCCGGACCATCTTCATCGTCTCTGAAGGCTTCGCCCGCGGCGTTGCGGGTGCCAACCGCCACGGAGCCGCAGCCATGA
- a CDS encoding branched-chain amino acid ABC transporter permease has product MQGFVATGLIGISLGAQYALLALGFTLIFGILGVVNFAHGGFYVLGGYLAYSAVTFLGMPYALAVVCAALGTTGLGYLFERFALDRLIDDHLATLMLTLGLYMMMSSGILVIFGPQSPAFAFPLTGVIRGYGFFVPVENLVVLGICIVGILSIYGLMYHTDFGRALRALADDRAVATAQGLRPTVLFPAAFALATGLAGLTGALVTPILSLAPHIGDPVLATSFLIVILGGLGSVGGATVAAFLVGMVEAFSAVYLGGSKGALALFVLVLVMLVVKPSGLFGHRVRGA; this is encoded by the coding sequence GTGCAGGGCTTTGTCGCCACCGGCCTCATCGGCATCAGCCTGGGCGCGCAGTATGCGCTGCTCGCCCTCGGCTTCACTCTGATCTTCGGCATCCTTGGAGTCGTCAACTTCGCACATGGAGGCTTCTATGTTCTCGGGGGATATCTCGCTTATTCCGCGGTGACCTTTCTCGGCATGCCCTACGCGCTCGCGGTGGTCTGCGCCGCGCTCGGCACCACCGGGCTCGGATATCTGTTCGAACGCTTCGCGCTGGATCGCCTGATCGACGATCATCTGGCGACGCTGATGTTGACGCTCGGCCTCTACATGATGATGTCGAGCGGCATCCTGGTGATCTTCGGGCCGCAATCGCCCGCCTTCGCGTTTCCCCTGACCGGCGTCATTCGCGGCTACGGTTTCTTTGTGCCGGTCGAAAATCTCGTGGTGCTGGGGATCTGCATCGTCGGAATCCTGTCGATCTACGGCCTGATGTACCACACCGATTTCGGCCGCGCGTTGCGTGCGCTTGCCGATGACCGCGCCGTTGCGACCGCGCAGGGGCTGCGTCCGACGGTCTTGTTTCCCGCCGCTTTCGCGCTGGCGACGGGGCTGGCCGGGCTCACGGGCGCGCTGGTCACCCCGATCCTGTCGCTTGCGCCGCATATCGGCGACCCGGTGCTGGCGACGTCCTTCCTCATCGTCATTCTCGGCGGTCTCGGCAGCGTGGGCGGTGCGACGGTGGCTGCTTTCCTCGTCGGCATGGTGGAGGCCTTCTCGGCGGTCTATCTCGGCGGGTCCAAGGGCGCGCTCGCACTCTTCGTGCTGGTGCTGGTCATGCTGGTGGTGAAGCCGTCAGGGCTGTTTGGCCACCGGGTCCGGGGAGCCTGA
- a CDS encoding ABC transporter substrate-binding protein encodes MSITRRSLLLSGAAVGAALAGSNTSVLAAEQELTLGVVGVLSGPAAQWGLALRGAVEFVAAEANRDGLIKIGGAPCKVNVVAIDSKYTAEGAAAAANTLAGQGVKFIIGPIGSPELTGVKPIAKRNLMLVMGNSYAKDALSPQMPLVFHVGPGPSGWADPIIKIAKQKFGIKSVVLVAPNDQGGTDIASVDADAYKKNGIAATEEYYQRGTTNFAPIVTRIMNAKPEAVDLASSPPGDAGIMVKQLRQAGFEGPIGRLGGPGYSEISRVAGGDEVLKDFYWYEPVFIDEKAQQIADDYKKLLGTERPENNLFFQWVSGARMVVKAIAKAGTADTAKVAEALRALPVSDPNLGAGHWIGQDFFGINQELSFPFGVGLVTGGKLQPTMRVEAAGGK; translated from the coding sequence ATGAGCATTACGCGTAGGAGCCTGTTGCTGTCCGGCGCTGCTGTCGGTGCTGCGCTTGCCGGTTCGAACACCTCGGTGCTGGCCGCGGAACAGGAATTGACGCTGGGCGTGGTCGGCGTTCTGTCGGGCCCTGCCGCGCAGTGGGGCCTGGCACTGCGCGGCGCGGTGGAATTTGTCGCTGCGGAAGCCAACAGGGATGGTCTGATCAAGATCGGTGGCGCACCTTGCAAGGTCAATGTTGTCGCCATCGACAGCAAGTATACCGCTGAAGGCGCCGCCGCTGCGGCCAATACGCTGGCGGGACAGGGCGTCAAATTCATCATCGGCCCGATCGGCTCGCCCGAACTCACGGGCGTGAAGCCGATCGCCAAGCGCAATTTGATGCTGGTGATGGGCAACAGCTACGCCAAGGATGCGCTGTCGCCGCAGATGCCGCTGGTCTTTCACGTTGGTCCGGGCCCATCGGGCTGGGCCGACCCAATCATCAAGATTGCCAAACAGAAGTTCGGCATCAAGAGCGTCGTGCTGGTGGCGCCGAACGATCAGGGCGGCACCGATATCGCGAGCGTCGATGCCGATGCCTACAAGAAGAACGGAATCGCAGCCACCGAGGAATACTATCAGCGCGGCACCACTAATTTCGCACCGATCGTCACCCGCATCATGAACGCCAAGCCGGAGGCCGTCGATCTGGCCTCGTCGCCGCCCGGCGACGCCGGCATCATGGTCAAGCAGTTGCGCCAGGCCGGTTTTGAGGGACCGATCGGACGCCTGGGCGGCCCTGGCTACAGCGAGATCTCCCGCGTCGCCGGCGGCGACGAGGTGTTGAAGGATTTTTACTGGTACGAGCCGGTCTTCATCGACGAGAAGGCGCAGCAGATCGCTGACGACTACAAGAAATTGCTCGGCACCGAACGGCCGGAGAACAACCTGTTCTTCCAGTGGGTGTCCGGCGCTCGCATGGTGGTCAAGGCGATCGCCAAGGCGGGTACGGCCGATACGGCCAAGGTGGCGGAAGCGCTGCGGGCATTGCCGGTAAGCGATCCCAATCTGGGAGCCGGTCACTGGATCGGCCAGGACTTCTTCGGCATCAACCAGGAACTATCGTTCCCGTTCGGTGTCGGACTTGTGACCGGCGGCAAGCTGCAGCCGACCATGAGGGTCGAAGCGGCCGGCGGCAAGTAG
- the dctP gene encoding TRAP transporter substrate-binding protein DctP produces the protein MMRSAVMALLAMFAAQFSPGAAAEAQFKMRASVDTSATHGRTLAVGDYLKKLQEKSGGRIETELFHSGQLFRDRDVVKALRQGAVEMAIPGTWVLTAFVPDADVFQLPAFFGQPYPVVYAAADGKIGEIINKQLESKLDIRLLGPWLQLGYQNTYSTSKPIRDFSDQAGMKIRNSGGAGQSSRAKFFNASPNVTAWPDVPLALSQGTFDGLSSTDESLASAKLWESGVKYGFADREFVGFYVPMISESFYKKLPPDLQALVIDLWRENIKTYRKSMEDAQTEARHTLEKNGIVFVSPSEGALAEVRSKMMPSQEGIARELRISPALLQQVQSDVNTAGH, from the coding sequence ATGATGCGAAGCGCCGTGATGGCTCTGCTTGCCATGTTTGCCGCTCAATTCAGCCCGGGAGCCGCGGCTGAAGCGCAGTTCAAGATGCGGGCCTCGGTCGATACGTCAGCGACCCACGGCCGGACGTTGGCAGTCGGCGACTACCTGAAAAAACTGCAGGAAAAATCCGGCGGCAGGATCGAAACCGAGCTGTTCCACAGCGGCCAGCTATTTCGAGACCGCGATGTGGTGAAGGCGCTGCGTCAGGGCGCGGTCGAGATGGCCATCCCCGGCACATGGGTCTTGACCGCTTTCGTTCCTGATGCCGACGTCTTTCAGTTGCCCGCGTTTTTCGGCCAGCCCTACCCGGTGGTTTATGCCGCCGCCGACGGCAAGATCGGCGAGATCATCAACAAGCAGCTCGAGAGCAAGCTCGATATCCGCCTGCTCGGTCCCTGGCTGCAGCTCGGCTATCAAAACACCTACAGCACCAGCAAGCCGATCCGTGACTTTTCGGATCAGGCCGGCATGAAGATCCGCAACTCCGGCGGCGCCGGCCAGTCGTCACGCGCCAAATTCTTCAACGCCTCGCCGAACGTGACGGCGTGGCCGGATGTGCCTCTGGCGCTCTCGCAAGGCACGTTCGACGGCCTGAGTTCGACCGATGAGAGTCTTGCCAGCGCCAAGCTGTGGGAATCCGGCGTCAAATACGGTTTCGCCGATCGCGAATTCGTCGGCTTCTACGTGCCCATGATCAGCGAAAGCTTTTACAAAAAGCTGCCGCCCGATCTGCAGGCGCTGGTCATCGACCTCTGGCGGGAAAACATCAAGACCTACCGCAAGAGCATGGAAGATGCCCAAACCGAAGCGCGACATACGCTGGAGAAAAACGGCATCGTGTTCGTGTCGCCTTCGGAGGGCGCGCTTGCGGAAGTCCGCTCGAAGATGATGCCGTCGCAGGAAGGCATCGCCAGGGAACTGCGGATCTCGCCAGCGTTGCTGCAGCAGGTGCAGTCGGACGTGAATACGGCCGGCCATTGA
- a CDS encoding TRAP transporter small permease: MMKIWNRIELLLIGVLGAIALTVGTFQVIGRYVNKSFTFIYGEEVVVYLTVWAVFLASSQLVRSDGHVRPDVILRLLPPQGQRWVETFNCCVAIVFCAGLAYCGFQIADAARSLDERSITGLEFPMWIYYSAILTGAVLMLLRYVIKLYQLVFHFDPATMVIAVHDH, translated from the coding sequence ATGATGAAGATCTGGAACAGGATCGAACTCCTCCTGATCGGAGTTCTCGGCGCCATCGCGCTGACGGTCGGGACCTTCCAGGTCATCGGCCGTTACGTGAACAAGAGTTTCACGTTCATCTATGGCGAAGAGGTCGTCGTCTATCTGACGGTCTGGGCGGTGTTCCTGGCTTCGAGCCAGCTGGTCCGGAGCGACGGCCATGTCAGGCCCGACGTCATCCTGCGGCTGCTGCCGCCGCAGGGACAAAGATGGGTCGAGACGTTCAACTGCTGCGTCGCCATCGTATTTTGCGCGGGGCTCGCTTATTGCGGATTCCAGATCGCCGATGCCGCCCGCAGCCTCGACGAACGCAGCATCACCGGCCTCGAATTTCCGATGTGGATCTACTATTCTGCAATCCTGACCGGCGCTGTCCTGATGCTGCTGCGCTACGTCATCAAGCTCTACCAACTCGTCTTCCACTTCGATCCCGCCACCATGGTGATCGCCGTTCACGATCACTGA
- a CDS encoding TRAP transporter large permease → MWTLLFLLMFFGLLCAGMPIFLVLGLCAAVLFGSSGHPLVAIAQKIADEMNSSTLMALPLFVMAAAFMRRGGVAKALVDVAIAWFGQLRGALGLVTVVSCTLFAAICGSSVATALAMGTILVPAMIERGYPRHFALGVVGASGTIGIVIPPSLSLILYGLIAEQSVPRLFLAGILPGLLQAVMFFGWVFYYSYKYELPREPAVPHAELIRMSLNALPALCVPFIVMVGIYGGLMTVTEAAAISATVALLVSLLFYRGFQLNQTLEVIAEAIKSAATIMIIVATALAFGHWMTDSGIPASLVKFTLDNQLHPWQFLLAINVLLLVLGCFLEVAATLLVVMPILAPALKPLGIDPVHFAIVFTHNMEIALVHPPVGLNLYVLATISTAPVTEVVRGVLPFLGLLLLCLAIITYVPQLSLWLPNLVYGPG, encoded by the coding sequence ATGTGGACGCTGCTCTTCCTGCTGATGTTCTTCGGGCTGCTTTGCGCCGGCATGCCGATCTTTCTGGTGCTCGGGCTCTGCGCGGCGGTCCTGTTCGGTTCCAGCGGACATCCGCTGGTGGCGATCGCGCAAAAGATTGCCGACGAGATGAATTCGAGCACCCTGATGGCCTTGCCGTTGTTCGTCATGGCCGCGGCCTTCATGCGGCGGGGCGGCGTGGCCAAGGCGCTGGTCGATGTCGCCATCGCATGGTTCGGGCAATTGCGGGGCGCGCTCGGCCTCGTAACCGTCGTCTCCTGCACGCTGTTCGCCGCCATCTGCGGCTCGTCGGTTGCGACCGCCTTGGCGATGGGCACCATCCTGGTGCCGGCGATGATCGAGCGCGGCTATCCCCGGCATTTCGCGCTTGGCGTGGTGGGTGCCTCCGGCACGATCGGTATCGTCATTCCACCCAGCCTGTCGCTGATCCTCTACGGGCTAATCGCCGAACAATCGGTGCCGCGGCTTTTCCTGGCCGGCATCCTGCCGGGCCTGCTTCAGGCCGTCATGTTCTTCGGCTGGGTGTTCTACTACTCCTACAAATACGAACTGCCCCGCGAACCGGCGGTGCCGCATGCCGAACTGATACGGATGAGCCTCAATGCGCTGCCCGCGCTCTGCGTGCCCTTCATCGTGATGGTCGGGATCTACGGCGGGCTGATGACGGTGACAGAAGCGGCTGCCATCTCCGCCACCGTGGCCCTGCTGGTCAGCCTGCTGTTCTATCGCGGCTTCCAGCTCAACCAGACGCTCGAAGTGATCGCAGAAGCCATCAAGAGTGCAGCCACGATCATGATCATCGTTGCGACCGCACTGGCCTTCGGTCACTGGATGACGGATTCGGGTATTCCGGCGTCGCTGGTGAAGTTTACGCTCGATAATCAGTTGCACCCCTGGCAATTCCTGCTCGCGATCAACGTGCTGTTGCTGGTGCTGGGCTGTTTCCTCGAAGTCGCTGCAACCCTGCTGGTGGTGATGCCGATCCTGGCGCCGGCGCTGAAGCCGCTCGGCATCGATCCCGTCCATTTCGCGATCGTCTTTACCCACAACATGGAGATCGCGCTGGTTCATCCGCCTGTGGGCCTGAACCTCTACGTCCTGGCGACAATCTCGACGGCACCGGTCACGGAAGTCGTGCGCGGCGTGCTGCCGTTTCTGGGTCTGTTGCTGTTGTGCCTCGCGATCATCACCTATGTGCCGCAACTCTCGCTTTGGTTACCCAACCTGGTCTACGGACCGGGTTAG